A portion of the Esox lucius isolate fEsoLuc1 chromosome 20, fEsoLuc1.pri, whole genome shotgun sequence genome contains these proteins:
- the LOC109614805 gene encoding uncharacterized protein LOC109614805 isoform X1, with the protein MTRTKELSDFQRGTVIGCHLSKQSVRQISALLELPRSTVSAVIVKWKRLGATTAQPRSGRPHKLTERDRRVLNRVARKTRRSSVATLTTEFQTTTGSNVSTRTVRRELTVMGFRGKGARQKLIVPNTKRRQEEEACAEESCGLQDCGLTGLGEEGRVEGGAEVEACAEESCGLQDCGLTGLGEEGRVEGGAEVEACAEESCGLQDCGLTGLGEEGRVEGGAEVEACAEESCGLQDCGLTGLGEEGRVEGGAEVEDGTEEAH; encoded by the exons ATGACCCGTACtaaagagctcagtgactttcaACGTGGTAcggtcataggatgccacctttccAAACAGTCTGTTCGTCAAATTTCTGCACTGCTAGAGCTGCCCCGGTCAACTGTTAGTGCTGTTATTGTGAAGTGGAAacgtctaggagcaacaacagctcaGCCGCGAAGTGGTAGgccacacaaactcacagaacGCGACCGCCGAGTGCTGAATCGCGTAGCACGTAAAACTCGCCGGTCCTCAGTTGCTACACTCACTACCGAGTTCCAAACTACCACTGGGAGCAACGTAAGCACAAGAACTGTTCGTCGGGAGCTTACTGTAATGGGTTTCCGTGGCAAAGGAGCCAGACAAAAACTTATCGTGCCTAATACCAAGCGTCGGCAGGAGGAG GAGGCCTGTGCTGAGGAGAGCTGTGGACTGCAGGACTGTGGATTGACGGGCCTTGGAGAGGAAGGCCGTGTAGAGGGGGGTGCTGAGGTGGAGGCCTGTGCTGAGGAGAGCTGTGGACTGCAGGACTGTGGATTGACGGGCCTTGGAGAGGAAGGCCGTGTAGAGGGGGGTGCTGAGGTGGAGGCCTGTGCTGAGGAGAGCTGTGGACTGCAGGACTGTGGATTGACGGGCCTTGGAGAGGAAGGCCGTGTAGAGGGGGGTGCTGAGGTGGAGGCCTGTGCTGAGGAGAGCTGTGGACTGCAGGACTGTGGATTGACGGGCCTTGGAGAGGAAGGCCGTGTAGAGGGGGGTGCTGAGGTGGAGGACGGTACGGAGGAGGCTCATTGA
- the si:ch211-120k19.1 gene encoding mpv17-like protein, translating into MSRVWAIFKTHPYISNMAGYTTLFASADLIQQSMFRRKRGNELYTDKEPHTSNHSEEGAKVNAEGTTWASIDWSQTARVALVGFCFHANFNYHWLKGLERMLPGGEFRRVSGKVVLDQLVGAPATISVFFIGLSVLENKEDPLEDWKEKFWTSYKTGVVYWSTMQALNFSLVPPVVRTVFVGGASLVWTVFLCHLRQQKDYKHREPRSD; encoded by the exons ATGAGTCGGGTCTGGGCCATATTCAAGACCCACCCCTACATCAGCAACATGGCTGGATACACAACACTGTTCGCCTCCGCAGACCTCATACAGCAAAGCATGTTCAGAAGGAAAAGGGGGAATGAACTGTACACGGACAAGGAACCACACACAAGTAATCACTCAGAAGAGGGGGCCAAGGTGAATGCAGAGGGAACCACATGGGCTAGTATTGACTGGTCCCAGACTGCTCGAGTGGCTCTTGTTGGGTTCTGTTTCCATGCCAACTTCAACTACCATTGGCTGAAGGGACTGGAGAGGATGCTCCCAGGGGGAGAGTTCAGGAGGGTGTCAGGGAAGGTGGTGCTGGACCAACTGGTTGGCGCACCTGCTACCATCAGTGTCTTCTTcatag GTCTCAGTGTATTAGAAAATAAAGAAGATCCTTTGGAAGACTGGAAGGAGAAATTCTGGACTTCATATAAG ACTGGAGTGGTCTACTGGTCCACAATGCAG GCATTGAATTTCTCCCTGGTTCCCCCAGTTGTGCGAACAGTGTTTGTGGGTGGTGCCTCGCTGGTGTGGACGGTCTTCCTGTGCCATTTAAGACAGCAGAAAGATTATAAACACAGAGAACCACGCTCTGACTGA
- the LOC109614805 gene encoding uncharacterized protein LOC109614805 isoform X2, with protein sequence MTRTKELSDFQRGTVIGCHLSKQSVRQISALLELPRSTVSAVIVKWKRLGATTAQPRSGRPHKLTERDRRVLNRVARKTRRSSVATLTTEFQTTTGSNVSTRTVRRELTVMGFRGKGARQKLIVPNTKRRQEEACAEESCGLQDCGLTGLGEEGRVEGGAEVEACAEESCGLQDCGLTGLGEEGRVEGGAEVEACAEESCGLQDCGLTGLGEEGRVEGGAEVEACAEESCGLQDCGLTGLGEEGRVEGGAEVEDGTEEAH encoded by the exons ATGACCCGTACtaaagagctcagtgactttcaACGTGGTAcggtcataggatgccacctttccAAACAGTCTGTTCGTCAAATTTCTGCACTGCTAGAGCTGCCCCGGTCAACTGTTAGTGCTGTTATTGTGAAGTGGAAacgtctaggagcaacaacagctcaGCCGCGAAGTGGTAGgccacacaaactcacagaacGCGACCGCCGAGTGCTGAATCGCGTAGCACGTAAAACTCGCCGGTCCTCAGTTGCTACACTCACTACCGAGTTCCAAACTACCACTGGGAGCAACGTAAGCACAAGAACTGTTCGTCGGGAGCTTACTGTAATGGGTTTCCGTGGCAAAGGAGCCAGACAAAAACTTATCGTGCCTAATACCAAGCGTCGGCAGGAGGAG GCCTGTGCTGAGGAGAGCTGTGGACTGCAGGACTGTGGATTGACGGGCCTTGGAGAGGAAGGCCGTGTAGAGGGGGGTGCTGAGGTGGAGGCCTGTGCTGAGGAGAGCTGTGGACTGCAGGACTGTGGATTGACGGGCCTTGGAGAGGAAGGCCGTGTAGAGGGGGGTGCTGAGGTGGAGGCCTGTGCTGAGGAGAGCTGTGGACTGCAGGACTGTGGATTGACGGGCCTTGGAGAGGAAGGCCGTGTAGAGGGGGGTGCTGAGGTGGAGGCCTGTGCTGAGGAGAGCTGTGGACTGCAGGACTGTGGATTGACGGGCCTTGGAGAGGAAGGCCGTGTAGAGGGGGGTGCTGAGGTGGAGGACGGTACGGAGGAGGCTCATTGA